One genomic region from Aedes aegypti strain LVP_AGWG unplaced genomic scaffold, AaegL5.0 Primary Assembly AGWG_AaegL5_hic_scaff_1268_PBJ_arrow, whole genome shotgun sequence encodes:
- the LOC110680383 gene encoding nucleophosmin-like: MEKSLPVYITVDGHRSYVSYLKEQQRTSSSATEKQAEPHAPSSEQKSNEKRCAPPPAHSESSEDDTGDDDDGDDNDDDNRNETTVELSGKRRLSTETSHSGTTVENEPKRSCSQNGQTADKRNNSDWKVYQTRSRRKNESEPK; encoded by the coding sequence ATGGAGAAATCGCTGCCGGTATACATTACCGTTGACGGCCATCGCAGCTACGTTAGCTACCTGAAGGAACAACAACGAACTTCGTCGAGTGCAACCGAAAAGCAAGCTGAGCCACACGCACCTAGCAGTGAGCAGAAGAGTAACGAAAAACGATGCGCACCACCGCCGGCTCATTCCGAATCAAGTGAGGATGATACTGGcgatgacgacgacggcgaTGACAACGATGACGATAATCGAAACGAAACAACAGTGGAGCTTAGCGGGAAGAGACGGTTGTCAACCGAGACTTCGCATAGTGGAACGACAGTTGAGAACGAGCCAAAGCGATCATGTAGTCAGAATGGTCAAACAGCCGATAAAAGGAACAACTCGGATTGGAAGGTGTACCAGACGCGATCgagaagaaaaaatgagagtgaACCAAAATGA